From Bacillota bacterium, the proteins below share one genomic window:
- a CDS encoding aspartate-semialdehyde dehydrogenase, whose protein sequence is MPRLGIVGATGIVGQELLALISDSKFADKPPKLAASSKSAGAKLDSAWGRLEVESVSERFFSQLDFCFFCVEPQVSQNWIPRALAKNVVCVDNSSAYRMNAAVPIVIPEVNGRILETRPQLIANPNCSTAQLTVALNPIHQAFGLKNVFVSTYQSVSGAGFEALKQLYAEAQSFSDAEADVEYEYFFNVRPLIGGCDQEGICQEELKIIQETRKILEQPELPIAVTTARVGVPRSHCQAVTFVTEKDCTVERLSTVLAEAENIVVTDDPVQLYPGMCSGRNTVSVGRIRANKYHQDKSFSIWVSADNLRKGAAHNALSIVETWCGVK, encoded by the coding sequence ATGCCGCGTTTAGGAATAGTCGGGGCAACTGGAATCGTCGGACAGGAATTGTTGGCGCTTATTTCCGACAGTAAATTTGCGGATAAACCACCAAAATTGGCCGCATCCAGCAAGTCGGCAGGCGCAAAACTTGACAGCGCTTGGGGTCGGCTGGAGGTAGAATCGGTATCTGAAAGGTTTTTCTCCCAACTGGATTTTTGTTTCTTTTGTGTTGAGCCCCAGGTCAGCCAAAATTGGATTCCCAGGGCTTTGGCCAAAAACGTGGTATGTGTTGATAATAGCAGCGCTTATAGAATGAATGCAGCTGTACCGATTGTGATTCCGGAAGTGAATGGCCGGATTCTTGAAACACGGCCGCAGCTGATTGCCAATCCCAATTGCTCTACCGCCCAGCTCACTGTAGCATTAAATCCTATTCATCAGGCCTTTGGGTTAAAAAATGTCTTTGTTAGTACGTATCAATCTGTTTCCGGAGCAGGATTTGAAGCTCTGAAGCAATTGTATGCTGAAGCGCAATCTTTTTCTGATGCGGAGGCTGATGTTGAATATGAATACTTTTTCAACGTGCGCCCGCTGATTGGTGGCTGTGACCAAGAGGGAATCTGCCAAGAAGAGCTAAAAATAATTCAAGAAACTCGCAAAATTTTAGAGCAGCCTGAGTTGCCAATTGCAGTGACCACAGCCAGGGTAGGAGTCCCCCGCAGTCATTGTCAGGCAGTGACTTTTGTAACCGAGAAGGATTGTACAGTCGAGCGATTGTCTACTGTGCTTGCAGAGGCCGAAAATATAGTTGTGACCGATGACCCTGTCCAATTATATCCTGGCATGTGCAGCGGACGGAACACAGTTTCCGTTGGCCGAATCAGGGCAAATAAATACCATCAAGACAAATCGTTTTCTATTTGGGTATCTGCGGATAATCTGCGAAAAGGCGCCGCTCATAATGCGCTCAGTATTGTAGAGACTTGGTGTGGTGTAAAATGA
- a CDS encoding aspartate kinase gives MTKGMAVQKYGGTSLADRVAMLTCAQNIVKTRQQGWDPVVIVSAMGRRGNPYATDTLLDQAFSVNDKPAQRELDMLAACGEVIASVLLALTLQKLDCPAVALNGFQAGIRTNSQFGTAEIIKIDVSRITELTKQRIVPVICGYQGVNANGEITTLGRGGSDISAVAVASALETDTVTIYTDVSAVRTADPKLVAKALPIYSLNYQEVLEMAVEGARVIHPRAVEMAMAKELKIIITSLIETSNHKTEIGPRASVLNGEPRIRAITHISDLTRFIIELTPERVAELLDQAATQGITMDLISLSENQQSFTVKQTAGEKISRMLNTQKLAYTRVDRCSKISLIGTGVRGLAGIMTKVFRTLSDKQIPVLQSSDSYTQIALLIPQDHEREAVNSLHKVLFEEGERND, from the coding sequence ATGACAAAAGGAATGGCAGTGCAAAAGTATGGAGGAACTTCACTGGCGGATCGGGTGGCAATGCTAACCTGCGCCCAAAACATTGTGAAAACTCGCCAGCAGGGCTGGGATCCCGTGGTAATTGTGTCGGCCATGGGCAGGCGTGGCAATCCCTATGCCACTGATACCTTGCTGGATCAGGCTTTTTCGGTGAACGACAAACCGGCGCAACGGGAATTAGATATGCTTGCGGCCTGTGGCGAAGTAATTGCATCTGTTTTGCTTGCCCTGACTTTGCAAAAATTGGACTGTCCCGCCGTTGCCCTCAATGGTTTCCAAGCCGGTATACGCACCAACAGCCAGTTTGGCACAGCTGAAATAATAAAAATAGATGTTTCGCGGATAACCGAATTAACAAAGCAACGAATAGTGCCTGTCATCTGCGGTTATCAGGGTGTAAATGCGAACGGCGAGATCACTACACTGGGGCGGGGCGGCAGCGATATTTCAGCTGTTGCGGTTGCATCCGCGCTGGAGACAGATACAGTTACAATTTATACCGATGTCTCCGCTGTGCGTACTGCCGACCCCAAACTTGTAGCGAAAGCATTGCCTATCTACAGCCTAAATTATCAGGAAGTCTTGGAGATGGCAGTTGAGGGAGCACGGGTAATTCACCCGCGAGCCGTGGAAATGGCCATGGCGAAGGAATTAAAAATTATTATAACATCCTTGATTGAAACCAGCAATCACAAGACAGAGATTGGTCCAAGGGCCAGTGTACTCAATGGCGAACCGAGGATTAGGGCGATAACTCATATCAGCGATTTGACCCGATTTATAATCGAACTGACTCCGGAACGGGTTGCCGAGTTGTTGGATCAAGCAGCGACGCAGGGAATAACTATGGACTTAATTAGTTTGTCGGAAAATCAACAAAGTTTTACTGTCAAACAAACTGCTGGGGAAAAAATCAGCCGGATGTTGAACACCCAAAAACTAGCATACACACGTGTAGACAGATGTTCAAAAATTTCGTTGATCGGCACCGGGGTCAGAGGGCTGGCAGGGATAATGACCAAAGTATTCAGGACTTTGTCCGACAAGCAAATACCTGTGCTGCAGTCCTCCGATTCATATACCCAGATTGCGTTATTAATCCCTCAAGACCATGAACGCGAAGCTGTCAACAGCTTGCATAAAGTTTTATTTGAGGAAGGGGAGCGGAATGACTGA
- a CDS encoding 4-hydroxy-tetrahydrodipicolinate synthase, which translates to MNAKLSTACIKFYLRKGSGMTEFSWGKTLVAVVTPFNAEGEVNYLMAARFCSHLIAQGCDGVVVAGTTGESPTLTSKEKVKLFAFVKDAIGDSGQVIAGIGGNDTKSTLELLEAAAATGVDGYMAVSPYYNKPNPSGLLAHYRAIDAVADRPVMVYNVPSRTGQDIPVTLYEQMFANCPQITAIKEASPDLDKASTLVEKFGEQITLLSGNDNLVLPQMAVGFQGVVSVAGNIVPGLMSKLVGKVTKDFSQARLVHQQLLPLFRALFAETNPVPVKAALELSGWAVGAPRLPLAEANEGTKQKLVQVLGNLPK; encoded by the coding sequence ATGAACGCGAAGCTGTCAACAGCTTGCATAAAGTTTTATTTGAGGAAGGGGAGCGGAATGACTGAGTTTTCCTGGGGTAAAACATTGGTTGCTGTTGTCACGCCCTTTAACGCGGAAGGAGAAGTCAACTATTTGATGGCAGCCCGGTTTTGCTCGCATTTAATTGCCCAAGGGTGTGACGGAGTTGTGGTGGCAGGAACAACCGGTGAGTCCCCAACTTTAACCAGCAAGGAGAAAGTGAAGTTATTTGCCTTCGTCAAAGATGCCATCGGTGATTCCGGCCAGGTAATAGCCGGGATTGGCGGCAATGACACCAAATCAACACTGGAGTTGCTGGAGGCAGCAGCTGCCACCGGAGTTGATGGCTATATGGCAGTGAGCCCTTATTATAATAAACCTAATCCCAGTGGTTTGCTTGCTCATTATCGCGCTATCGACGCTGTTGCCGACAGGCCGGTAATGGTTTATAATGTCCCATCGAGAACTGGGCAGGATATCCCCGTTACGTTGTATGAGCAAATGTTCGCCAACTGTCCACAGATAACTGCCATAAAAGAGGCTAGCCCGGACCTTGACAAGGCTTCAACACTGGTAGAAAAATTCGGTGAGCAGATTACGCTGTTGAGTGGCAATGATAACTTAGTTTTGCCGCAAATGGCGGTAGGGTTTCAGGGTGTGGTAAGTGTGGCCGGTAATATAGTCCCAGGCCTGATGAGCAAACTGGTCGGCAAAGTCACTAAGGATTTCAGTCAGGCACGGCTCGTACACCAGCAATTGTTGCCGCTGTTTCGCGCGTTGTTTGCGGAAACGAATCCAGTACCGGTAAAAGCAGCTCTTGAATTGAGCGGCTGGGCTGTGGGAGCTCCGCGCCTGCCATTGGCGGAGGCTAACGAGGGGACAAAACAGAAACTGGTTCAGGTTCTAGGCAATTTACCCAAATAA